A genomic segment from Chloroflexota bacterium encodes:
- a CDS encoding DUF2029 domain-containing protein — MARENDRSHSNGFGIDAWVFIAMFVGYGMVYHDTPAVVSIFFVFLLVYLFADQFLARRYEEMTKFFVLTLVIGLFIVGATVGAILLRRASAPHQFVHDGLIQTEQATQFLLSGRNPYLEDYTQTPMAQWHFEIEGVAINPALYHNPYLPFFFLFTAPFFLLSNALLGWFDGRIIFLPMFVAVMGMLAQWVTNRPKKYALLFFVALNPFFTPYLIEGRNDVFVLFWLVLGVHLLRRKYEWLSSVAIGLACASKLTAWFLIPFYTIYLLRPEATIFKTWLGLHTIRRACRLLPLALVVALIIVPFFVWDPATFIDDVWNYQNGTSQFAPYPIHGYGFNILIKQVGLIPLGAVRSPSEVLQWIIGLPLLGLLMWRQHTHDTLSQMWLGYAFLIAVIAFFSHSLNDSHIGFILTLFVIGILTNEDVRSLSEVTQHD; from the coding sequence ATGGCTCGCGAAAACGATCGGTCTCACTCTAATGGTTTTGGTATAGACGCGTGGGTCTTTATCGCGATGTTCGTTGGGTATGGCATGGTTTACCATGATACCCCAGCGGTGGTTTCGATTTTCTTTGTTTTTCTTCTGGTGTATTTGTTCGCCGATCAATTCTTGGCGCGACGCTATGAGGAGATGACGAAATTCTTTGTGCTGACGCTGGTCATTGGTTTGTTTATTGTTGGCGCTACGGTCGGTGCGATTCTGTTGCGGCGCGCCTCCGCTCCGCATCAATTTGTTCACGATGGACTAATTCAAACCGAACAGGCAACTCAGTTTCTCTTGTCGGGCAGGAATCCATACCTTGAAGATTATACCCAGACACCTATGGCACAGTGGCATTTTGAGATTGAAGGGGTAGCGATCAATCCAGCGTTGTACCACAATCCATATCTGCCATTTTTCTTCTTGTTCACTGCCCCTTTTTTTCTACTGTCCAATGCGCTCTTGGGTTGGTTTGATGGGCGAATAATTTTTCTGCCCATGTTCGTTGCGGTGATGGGAATGCTCGCTCAGTGGGTAACTAACCGGCCCAAGAAATACGCGCTGTTGTTCTTTGTGGCGTTGAATCCCTTTTTCACGCCCTACTTGATTGAGGGACGTAACGATGTTTTTGTACTCTTTTGGCTTGTGCTTGGAGTGCACTTGCTTCGCCGTAAGTATGAATGGCTGTCCAGCGTTGCGATAGGTTTGGCGTGTGCCAGCAAGTTGACTGCATGGTTTCTCATTCCTTTTTACACGATCTATCTGCTCCGACCTGAAGCGACAATTTTCAAGACCTGGCTCGGGCTACACACGATTCGTAGAGCGTGTCGTTTATTGCCACTGGCACTTGTGGTCGCCTTAATTATCGTCCCCTTTTTCGTGTGGGACCCAGCCACGTTTATTGATGATGTGTGGAATTATCAGAATGGGACATCTCAATTCGCGCCTTATCCCATTCATGGTTATGGTTTTAATATCCTCATCAAGCAGGTTGGATTGATTCCACTAGGTGCGGTTCGTTCACCTTCTGAAGTCTTGCAATGGATCATCGGATTGCCCTTGTTGGGATTGTTGATGTGGAGGCAACACACGCATGATACTCTATCTCAGATGTGGTTAGGGTATGCATTCCTGATCGCTGTGATAGCTTTTTTTTCCCATTCCTTGAATGATAGCCACATCGGTTTTATCCTCACGCTCTTTGTAATTGGGATATTGACCAATGAGGATGTGAGGTCTTTGTCGGAGGTCACTCAACATGATTGA
- a CDS encoding glycosyltransferase family 39 protein, producing the protein MDAFRRADKGLVWLAGWTLLGATLRLVGLGAQSLWLDELFSVFVARRDWAQVIVGTMQGDTNPPLFNLLLKVALQFGTDETAVRSVSALCGIAAIPLFYLLTRRMFDSARVANVATLLLATNPFHIAYAQEARMYTLLALCQLAAIYFFYRAWLDDRRGDWVMFGVCQTLAFYSHSLAVLNLIALNMFVVSHWRARRTRWRGWVFAHGIVIVLFAPWLFVMAQQMNRVLSGFWNPPSTLLNLLRTPYVVNFNTALPPMLVPIGMPVVLLLFMFGFYWVLRALAREAVTPRDRVALQLALAISLTPPVMLLAISLIRPVYIERVLIASTFGLFLIWAWVWTQRPRWLERIALAIGALLLVVALGNYYLDPSSQKPPMCQAAHELAARWQPGDVVIHTSDWSTLAFTYYAPAIPQQYLAGDPAYVAATTRAQSGYVAGLEPREREALVAGAARIWLVVALDHSEAYQQSRVDEFDARYGRLAAFEFQGIYLFLYRTPG; encoded by the coding sequence ATGGACGCGTTTCGTCGCGCGGACAAGGGACTGGTCTGGCTTGCAGGATGGACCTTGCTCGGCGCGACGCTGCGTCTCGTTGGGCTGGGCGCACAGAGTTTGTGGCTCGACGAGTTGTTCAGTGTCTTTGTGGCGCGACGGGATTGGGCGCAGGTGATCGTCGGCACGATGCAGGGCGACACGAATCCACCGTTGTTCAACTTGCTCTTGAAGGTCGCTTTGCAATTCGGCACGGATGAAACAGCCGTGCGGAGTGTGTCGGCGTTATGCGGCATCGCGGCGATTCCACTATTCTATCTGCTCACGCGCCGCATGTTCGATTCGGCGCGTGTGGCGAATGTCGCGACGTTGTTGTTGGCGACAAATCCGTTTCACATCGCGTACGCACAAGAAGCGCGGATGTATACGCTCCTCGCGTTGTGCCAGCTCGCGGCAATTTATTTTTTCTACCGCGCGTGGCTGGATGATCGGCGCGGCGACTGGGTGATGTTCGGTGTGTGTCAGACGCTCGCGTTCTACTCGCACAGTCTCGCGGTACTAAATTTAATCGCGCTCAATATGTTTGTGGTGTCGCATTGGCGCGCACGGCGGACGCGCTGGCGCGGCTGGGTTTTCGCGCACGGCATTGTGATCGTGTTGTTTGCGCCTTGGCTTTTCGTGATGGCACAACAAATGAATCGCGTGTTGAGTGGTTTTTGGAATCCTCCATCCACTTTATTGAATTTGCTCCGGACACCATACGTGGTAAACTTTAACACGGCGTTGCCGCCGATGCTTGTGCCGATTGGGATGCCGGTGGTGTTGCTCCTTTTTATGTTTGGCTTTTACTGGGTCTTGCGCGCGCTGGCGCGCGAAGCAGTGACGCCGCGTGATCGCGTGGCGTTGCAACTTGCGCTCGCCATTTCGCTCACGCCGCCTGTCATGTTGCTCGCCATTTCGCTGATTCGCCCGGTCTATATCGAGCGCGTGTTGATTGCGTCTACGTTCGGACTGTTTCTGATTTGGGCTTGGGTTTGGACACAACGACCGCGCTGGCTCGAGCGCATCGCGTTAGCAATCGGCGCACTGTTGCTGGTTGTGGCGCTAGGCAATTATTATCTCGACCCGTCATCACAAAAACCACCGATGTGTCAAGCGGCGCACGAACTCGCGGCGCGCTGGCAACCCGGTGATGTGGTCATTCACACGAGCGATTGGAGCACGCTCGCGTTTACGTACTATGCGCCGGCAATTCCGCAACAATATCTCGCCGGCGACCCAGCGTATGTCGCAGCGACGACGCGCGCGCAATCGGGTTATGTGGCTGGATTGGAACCCAGAGAACGCGAGGCGCTTGTCGCCGGGGCTGCGCGAATCTGGCTCGTCGTCGCGTTGGATCACAGCGAGGCGTATCAACAATCGCGCGTAGATGAATTCGATGCGCGCTATGGGCGGCTTGCCGCGTTTGAGTTTCAGGGCATTTATTTGTTTTTGTATCGGACGCCAGGATAG
- a CDS encoding glycosyltransferase family 39 protein: MCALDPAWKFALGVFMAMRVALSAWAFVVSLLVPVVVQNLDLFGAPTLAVFDVQSSTRYVYSREVDGEVLTFRAGEPGTVVDAQTVSVWSLREGRAVRGVSAGRALNASPYTAEDIFPYRDVSPESNVWLAVWQRFDTNWFLAIAARGYASDGSTVYLPIYPLLIRIVTVLVGNAMLATLLVSNLALIGVLVLFYRLTAQLFDDASACRAVVYLLVFPTGFFLFAAYTESLFLFFTLAAFTFAQRNRWWLASLVAALAALTRLQGVLLIVPLLYLAWRSTQPATRITSYVLHFLPLVLIPLAAATFLAFTNLSLITSYEGELHARFVTPWENVAAMLALFARGQASLVDMLNLFVTIGLVIMTVFVWRRMPRAYGLFVMLMFLAPLFRMTTTQPLVSMTRYALALFPMWMTWGAWGTNPWVNRTVLYLSFPLHLYLVAQFVLWGWVG, translated from the coding sequence ATGTGCGCGCTCGATCCCGCGTGGAAATTTGCGCTCGGTGTGTTCATGGCGATGCGTGTCGCGTTGAGCGCGTGGGCGTTTGTCGTGTCGCTCCTCGTGCCGGTTGTGGTGCAGAATCTCGATCTGTTTGGCGCGCCGACGCTCGCGGTGTTCGACGTGCAATCGTCCACACGGTACGTCTACTCGCGCGAGGTGGATGGCGAGGTATTGACGTTTCGCGCGGGCGAACCAGGGACAGTAGTGGATGCGCAAACGGTGAGTGTGTGGTCACTGCGCGAGGGGCGCGCAGTGCGGGGCGTGTCCGCCGGCCGTGCGTTGAATGCATCGCCGTACACGGCGGAAGACATTTTTCCGTATCGCGATGTTTCGCCGGAATCGAACGTGTGGCTCGCGGTTTGGCAGAGGTTTGACACGAATTGGTTTCTCGCAATTGCCGCGCGTGGGTACGCATCGGACGGGAGTACGGTCTATTTGCCAATCTATCCACTATTGATTCGCATCGTGACTGTGCTCGTCGGCAACGCGATGCTTGCTACGTTGCTCGTGTCGAATCTTGCACTGATCGGTGTACTCGTATTGTTCTATCGTCTCACCGCACAGCTCTTTGACGATGCGAGTGCGTGTCGCGCGGTGGTGTATCTCCTGGTTTTTCCGACCGGCTTTTTTCTGTTCGCCGCGTACACCGAATCGCTGTTTTTATTTTTCACGCTCGCTGCATTTACATTCGCACAACGTAACCGCTGGTGGTTGGCGTCGCTCGTCGCCGCGCTTGCCGCACTGACGCGTTTGCAAGGCGTCTTGCTGATTGTGCCGTTGCTTTATTTGGCGTGGCGAAGTACGCAACCCGCAACCCGAATCACATCGTATGTCTTACATTTCTTGCCACTCGTGTTGATCCCGCTTGCTGCCGCGACATTCCTCGCGTTCACCAATCTTTCGCTCATCACGAGTTATGAAGGCGAACTCCATGCGCGCTTTGTGACGCCGTGGGAAAACGTCGCGGCGATGTTGGCGTTGTTTGCGCGAGGTCAAGCCAGTTTGGTGGATATGCTCAATCTGTTCGTAACAATTGGCTTGGTGATAATGACTGTGTTTGTGTGGCGACGCATGCCGCGTGCGTATGGTCTGTTCGTCATGTTGATGTTTCTCGCGCCCTTGTTTCGCATGACGACGACTCAGCCACTCGTCAGCATGACACGGTACGCGCTCGCGCTGTTTCCGATGTGGATGACTTGGGGCGCGTGGGGTACGAACCCCTGGGTCAATCGTACCGTGTTGTACCTGTCGTTTCCGTTGCACTTGTATCTTGTTGCGCAATTCGTGCTGTGGGGGTGGGTGGGATGA
- a CDS encoding DUF2029 domain-containing protein, with product MAPPRRLGVLLGALVLLYLALTCAFYVGVASQVPGANDFYSRWMGARALFLRGQNPYSHEVTQDIQIGMYGRLARPDEDQVAFAYPLYAAFFALPFITLSYAWAESFWIALLVLVVLNAGVALARFFAWRFTPPKLLVLILFVLAFYPVLRGLFLGQFTLLVFASMAFGLVLLARHNDEWAGWVLAISTVKPHIAVVALTTIFVWVIAQRRWRVLRGFVSAMAVLGVAATILLPSWFGDFVGAVNAYAGYIQVGPPFQVLSEMFLPLAWTTPFFIGGTILLFGMLVYRIVKTFRRDVMSFIPTIELAMLVTTMTMVRTATTDQTLLLIPWVHWLGVLMQRGWQGRTWLLAGAVIIVPWVVFLSTLIGNQEAPIATTTVATMTLIAYGIAYWRDQG from the coding sequence ATGGCTCCACCCCGTCGACTTGGAGTGTTGCTTGGCGCGCTTGTTTTGCTGTATCTCGCGTTGACGTGCGCGTTTTACGTTGGCGTCGCGTCGCAAGTGCCCGGCGCAAATGATTTCTACTCGCGCTGGATGGGCGCGCGCGCCCTGTTCTTGCGCGGGCAGAATCCGTACTCCCATGAGGTTACGCAAGACATTCAAATCGGCATGTACGGGCGGCTCGCGCGTCCCGACGAAGACCAGGTCGCGTTTGCGTATCCGCTCTACGCCGCGTTTTTTGCGTTGCCGTTCATCACTCTGTCTTACGCGTGGGCGGAATCGTTTTGGATTGCGTTGCTCGTTTTAGTTGTGCTCAACGCCGGCGTCGCACTGGCGCGTTTTTTTGCGTGGCGATTTACGCCGCCCAAGTTACTCGTGCTCATTCTGTTCGTGTTGGCTTTTTATCCGGTCTTGCGTGGACTGTTCTTGGGTCAATTCACTTTGCTTGTGTTTGCTAGCATGGCATTTGGCTTGGTTCTGCTCGCGCGCCACAATGACGAATGGGCGGGCTGGGTTCTGGCAATCAGTACAGTCAAGCCGCACATTGCCGTTGTGGCGCTTACCACGATTTTTGTCTGGGTGATCGCGCAGCGACGTTGGCGTGTACTACGTGGTTTTGTCAGCGCGATGGCTGTGCTTGGCGTTGCGGCAACAATTCTCTTACCCAGCTGGTTCGGTGATTTTGTCGGCGCGGTGAACGCGTATGCCGGTTACATTCAAGTCGGTCCGCCGTTCCAAGTGTTATCGGAAATGTTTTTGCCGTTGGCATGGACAACGCCATTTTTTATTGGCGGCACGATTCTCTTGTTTGGTATGTTGGTGTATCGGATCGTCAAAACATTTCGCCGCGATGTGATGTCGTTTATTCCAACGATTGAACTGGCAATGCTGGTCACGACGATGACAATGGTACGCACCGCGACTACCGATCAAACATTGTTGTTAATTCCCTGGGTGCATTGGCTTGGCGTGCTGATGCAACGCGGTTGGCAGGGCAGGACGTGGTTGTTGGCAGGTGCGGTTATCATTGTGCCCTGGGTTGTATTTTTGTCTACGTTGATCGGCAATCAAGAAGCGCCGATCGCGACGACGACGGTGGCAACGATGACCTTGATCGCGTACGGCATCGCGTACTGGCGCGATCAAGGATAA
- a CDS encoding glycosyltransferase family 39 protein, with the protein MKRESFGNWFIVLVAVGWLFVVTTSYYIVHKPFSVENALAILNLLANLVVAGSLYILAATIGRRATRAVEFASPLEAIVLSTGLGLGLISFAVFALGLLGWLQRVLFWSVLLLALFLVRHDARATWRDMRALRFPIASRFERVLAIFSAATLLLALITTLPPTLAWDAQLYHLFGGKLALAQGRIGVPPDVLSLNYPSLTAMLYLAAMTLKDDGASALIHLGFTLLTCGALASLSQRFFSARAGWSAIALLLSAPSFVLVSTWPYADAALAFFTVGALYAILVATEQRGIGWYLVAGAFAGLALGTKYTAVIVPVAMGIVYLVRQKNWAWSHLASLIAMTTVFALPWYARNWIFMGNPIYPFFFGGRYWDAFRNRIYAGSVSGFSGEPWRLALAPWEATILGQEGKAMYEATITPLLLAVLPLLLFVWRKEARVATHRALQHTLVFVSVLFAFWLLGLYYSDGLKQTRLLFPAFPAFSLIAALALERLSALDVPQFSLARLTRWIVLFVLLLTLLGQVLGVIEANPFPHLLGFESRETYLARRLTPTGYWDAMQFLGTLPSPRVYFLWEPRAYYVADTVVTQPDEVLDLFPHLRHQYRDAASIARALRAQGYEYVLVNRWGLNFVLESGYTGMTAEDVQVLQELTTRYARQVHGGLGVESRADADGKLLVLHADRDVYAIYRLVEP; encoded by the coding sequence ATGAAACGCGAGTCATTTGGCAACTGGTTTATCGTTCTTGTCGCCGTTGGATGGTTGTTTGTTGTGACAACCAGTTATTACATCGTGCACAAGCCGTTCAGCGTCGAAAACGCACTGGCGATTCTCAACCTACTGGCAAACCTCGTTGTTGCCGGCTCGCTGTACATCCTAGCCGCAACTATCGGTCGGCGAGCCACGCGCGCGGTCGAGTTTGCCTCACCACTCGAAGCGATTGTCTTGAGCACGGGGCTTGGGCTTGGCTTGATTTCGTTCGCCGTGTTCGCGCTGGGTTTACTCGGATGGTTGCAGCGCGTTTTATTTTGGAGTGTGCTCTTGCTCGCCCTGTTTCTGGTGCGTCACGATGCGCGCGCGACCTGGCGCGATATGCGCGCCTTACGATTTCCGATCGCGTCGCGTTTCGAGCGCGTGCTCGCGATCTTTAGCGCGGCGACCTTGTTGCTCGCGCTTATCACCACATTGCCGCCGACGCTCGCGTGGGACGCTCAATTGTACCATTTGTTCGGTGGCAAACTCGCACTTGCCCAGGGACGGATCGGAGTCCCGCCGGATGTCCTCTCGCTGAATTATCCATCGTTGACCGCTATGTTGTATCTCGCGGCGATGACACTAAAGGACGATGGCGCAAGCGCATTGATTCATCTTGGATTCACGCTGTTGACGTGCGGCGCGCTGGCTAGTTTGAGCCAGCGCTTTTTCTCTGCGCGCGCCGGCTGGAGCGCAATCGCACTACTCTTGAGCGCGCCGTCATTTGTGTTGGTATCGACGTGGCCCTACGCGGACGCGGCGCTTGCTTTTTTCACAGTGGGCGCGTTGTACGCGATCCTCGTCGCGACGGAACAACGCGGAATCGGATGGTATCTGGTCGCCGGCGCATTTGCCGGACTGGCATTGGGCACGAAATATACCGCGGTGATCGTTCCGGTGGCGATGGGAATTGTCTATTTGGTACGGCAAAAGAATTGGGCGTGGTCGCATCTCGCTTCGCTGATTGCGATGACAACCGTATTCGCTTTGCCCTGGTACGCGCGTAACTGGATATTTATGGGTAATCCGATTTATCCATTCTTTTTTGGCGGGCGCTACTGGGATGCATTCCGCAATCGCATCTATGCTGGCTCTGTGAGTGGTTTTAGTGGCGAGCCGTGGCGTTTGGCGCTCGCGCCCTGGGAAGCGACAATCCTGGGTCAAGAAGGCAAGGCGATGTACGAGGCAACGATCACTCCCCTCTTGCTCGCGGTGTTGCCGCTGTTGTTGTTCGTCTGGCGCAAAGAAGCGCGTGTGGCAACCCACCGCGCGCTCCAGCACACGCTCGTGTTCGTTAGCGTCTTGTTTGCTTTTTGGTTGTTGGGTCTGTATTATTCGGATGGCTTGAAGCAGACGCGCTTGCTGTTCCCGGCTTTTCCCGCGTTTAGCTTAATTGCCGCGCTGGCACTCGAACGACTAAGCGCGCTCGATGTGCCGCAATTTTCGCTTGCGCGGTTGACGCGCTGGATTGTGTTGTTCGTTCTGTTGTTGACATTACTCGGTCAGGTTCTCGGTGTGATTGAGGCGAATCCCTTTCCACATCTGCTGGGTTTTGAATCGCGCGAAACGTATCTGGCCCGGCGGCTCACGCCGACGGGTTACTGGGACGCGATGCAATTTCTAGGCACGTTGCCGTCACCCCGCGTGTACTTTTTGTGGGAGCCGCGTGCGTACTATGTTGCTGATACGGTGGTCACACAACCGGATGAAGTGCTTGATCTGTTTCCGCATCTGCGCCATCAGTACCGCGATGCCGCGAGCATCGCGCGCGCGCTTCGCGCACAGGGGTACGAGTACGTGCTGGTGAATCGCTGGGGCTTGAATTTTGTGTTGGAGAGCGGCTATACCGGTATGACGGCGGAGGATGTTCAAGTGTTGCAAGAATTGACGACGCGGTACGCGCGCCAAGTGCACGGCGGTTTGGGTGTGGAATCACGCGCGGATGCCGATGGCAAGTTGCTAGTTCTCCATGCCGACCGCGATGTGTACGCGATCTACCGCCTGGTGGAACCATAG
- a CDS encoding DUF2029 domain-containing protein, whose amino-acid sequence MRTNLSWVAIALCFGISFLFGLGILVDWKTASEFRYWPFGVDVYPHWVATRAIWRGDSPYSLQVLRETQQLIYARPLEPGDDPFGFYYPAYVSFIILPLTWLPVEWAGLVWSAVNWAGLVTLAIVWSWRIKPRLPPIPWGLVLLSVIFYRPAFLAVINGQYGLFVVACTLGVWWLIRARHDGWAGGLLAFATIKPSISLLAPLVILLWAARERRWNGVSGFLIALGLLVGAMTLRIGWWVPDFLRASQSFASKPGSWMTQDIFSLAGFVWLAGALALLGIGLVHLWSRRDFPWLAIIGALCLNLLIIPHLLEYDLTVLLLALFWLGAQWRTVRWGLAGWLVLIWMPWLSWLFLLAIGGTTEQWWKLIWQFYPSLLIYAMLVWVWRTWRDNPNAGAK is encoded by the coding sequence ATGCGTACCAACCTTTCCTGGGTCGCCATTGCATTATGTTTTGGAATCAGTTTTCTATTTGGGTTGGGTATATTGGTGGATTGGAAGACCGCGTCGGAATTTCGGTACTGGCCCTTTGGTGTGGATGTGTATCCGCATTGGGTTGCCACGCGCGCGATCTGGCGCGGCGACAGTCCATATTCTCTTCAAGTATTACGTGAGACCCAGCAATTGATCTACGCTAGACCGCTCGAACCCGGTGATGATCCGTTCGGTTTTTACTATCCCGCGTACGTTTCGTTCATCATCTTGCCATTGACCTGGTTGCCCGTTGAGTGGGCAGGATTGGTATGGAGCGCAGTCAATTGGGCTGGACTAGTCACACTTGCCATCGTGTGGAGTTGGCGGATCAAACCGCGATTGCCGCCAATACCTTGGGGACTAGTTTTACTCTCGGTGATTTTTTATCGCCCGGCATTTCTTGCTGTGATCAATGGTCAGTACGGATTGTTTGTCGTCGCGTGTACACTGGGCGTGTGGTGGCTGATTCGAGCGCGGCACGATGGTTGGGCGGGTGGGCTATTAGCATTTGCCACGATCAAACCTTCGATCAGTTTACTTGCGCCATTAGTGATATTATTGTGGGCGGCGCGGGAGCGACGCTGGAATGGCGTGAGTGGTTTTCTGATCGCACTGGGATTGTTGGTCGGCGCGATGACGTTGCGAATTGGTTGGTGGGTACCAGATTTTCTCCGCGCCTCCCAAAGTTTTGCGTCCAAGCCCGGTTCGTGGATGACGCAAGATATTTTTTCTCTTGCCGGTTTTGTGTGGTTGGCGGGTGCGCTCGCGTTGTTGGGCATCGGTCTAGTGCATCTGTGGTCACGGCGCGATTTTCCGTGGCTAGCGATCATCGGCGCGCTCTGTCTCAACTTACTGATTATTCCGCATCTCTTGGAGTACGATCTGACCGTGCTATTGCTCGCCCTATTTTGGCTTGGCGCGCAGTGGCGCACGGTACGATGGGGTCTGGCGGGGTGGCTTGTGTTGATTTGGATGCCCTGGCTGTCGTGGCTGTTTCTCCTCGCCATCGGCGGGACTACCGAGCAGTGGTGGAAATTGATTTGGCAATTCTATCCCAGTTTACTCATCTATGCGATGCTGGTCTGGGTGTGGCGTACGTGGCGTGACAACCCGAACGCGGGCGCGAAGTGA
- a CDS encoding DUF362 domain-containing protein: MSDPLSNFQLPISRLSRRAFLRLALLGAIAGGVAYIAKAIEPVGLNWLAWMARGYATKTFAPRARVALAACPSYDADVLDALRRAWRDANAPNLRDQRVVLKPNLVDFVEAHPTFTHPRVTQAMIQLAREQGARDIVVGDGPAFRRDAQAILDATGYAAMLAREQVPFVDLNYDDLVSIPLKNGYTRMKTLFLARTIADADVFISMPKLKTHHWTTISASVKNLFGIVPGIKYGWPKNTLHVRGIPVFLAELVDSLPTRASAVVDGVVGLEGDGPLFGGAVKSGALVVGTDLLAVDATCARLMGFDPAAIDYLNFAAWAGVGAIAENKIELAGESLAQLARVYERPP; this comes from the coding sequence ATGTCTGATCCACTCTCCAACTTCCAACTTCCAATTTCCAGACTATCGCGTCGTGCGTTTCTTCGTCTCGCGTTGCTCGGCGCGATTGCCGGCGGCGTGGCATATATCGCCAAGGCGATCGAGCCGGTCGGACTCAACTGGCTCGCGTGGATGGCGCGCGGATACGCGACGAAAACGTTCGCGCCGCGCGCACGCGTCGCGCTCGCCGCGTGCCCGTCGTACGACGCGGATGTGCTTGACGCGCTGCGCCGCGCGTGGCGCGATGCGAACGCGCCGAACCTGCGCGATCAACGGGTTGTGCTGAAACCCAACCTCGTGGATTTTGTCGAGGCGCATCCTACCTTTACGCATCCGCGTGTTACGCAAGCGATGATTCAACTCGCGCGCGAACAGGGCGCGCGCGACATTGTCGTCGGCGACGGACCAGCGTTTCGCCGTGACGCGCAAGCGATTCTCGACGCGACAGGATATGCGGCGATGCTCGCGCGCGAGCAAGTGCCGTTCGTGGATTTGAACTACGACGACTTGGTGAGCATCCCGTTGAAGAACGGTTACACAAGAATGAAAACGCTGTTCCTCGCGCGGACGATTGCGGACGCGGATGTGTTCATCTCGATGCCGAAGTTGAAAACGCATCACTGGACGACGATATCGGCAAGCGTAAAGAATCTTTTCGGCATTGTGCCCGGCATCAAGTACGGTTGGCCCAAAAACACTCTGCACGTGCGCGGCATTCCGGTTTTTCTCGCCGAGTTAGTGGACTCGTTGCCGACGCGTGCGTCCGCGGTTGTGGATGGCGTGGTGGGGTTGGAAGGCGATGGTCCGCTGTTTGGCGGTGCGGTGAAAAGCGGTGCGTTGGTCGTTGGGACGGATTTGCTCGCGGTGGATGCGACGTGTGCGCGCCTGATGGGCTTTGATCCGGCGGCGATTGACTATTTGAACTTTGCCGCGTGGGCGGGTGTTGGCGCGATTGCCGAAAACAAAATCGAACTCGCGGGCGAGTCGCTCGCGCAATTGGCGCGGGTATACGAGCGACCGCCGTAG
- the pyrB gene encoding aspartate carbamoyltransferase — MSFYGNDVLSAAQFKRASIENLFARADELRTQLNDSAPTRTLADKRVATAFFEPSTRTLPGFADAIHQLGARLAPFDTQAKNFPEALNALARDVDALILRHPETGAAQHAADTVSIPIINAGDGAGEHPTQALIDLYAIRAEKRTLDHLRVALVGDLKNSGAAHSLARALSLFQVDLSFVAPAALAMPPDITDYLRENEFSVEETNDLPKTLQKMDVVYMTGMQRERFADLRQYEKFKNFFVLTRELITNAQPNLVVLHPSPHGDEIAPDVDALPNAAYFRQAENALFVRMALLEAVLVP, encoded by the coding sequence ATGAGTTTCTACGGCAACGACGTACTATCCGCCGCGCAATTCAAGCGCGCATCTATCGAAAATTTGTTCGCGCGCGCGGACGAATTGCGCACCCAACTCAACGACAGCGCGCCGACACGCACACTCGCCGATAAACGCGTGGCGACCGCGTTCTTTGAACCGAGCACGCGCACCCTCCCAGGGTTTGCGGACGCGATACACCAGCTCGGTGCGCGGCTCGCGCCCTTCGACACCCAAGCAAAGAATTTCCCCGAGGCGCTGAACGCGCTCGCGCGCGACGTGGACGCGCTTATCCTGCGTCATCCTGAAACCGGCGCGGCGCAACACGCGGCGGACACAGTGAGCATTCCGATCATCAATGCCGGCGATGGCGCGGGCGAACATCCGACGCAAGCGTTGATTGATCTGTATGCGATTCGCGCGGAAAAGCGAACGCTCGATCATTTACGCGTCGCGCTCGTCGGCGATTTGAAGAATAGCGGCGCGGCGCACTCGCTCGCGCGCGCGCTATCGCTCTTCCAAGTAGACTTGTCGTTCGTCGCGCCCGCCGCGCTCGCGATGCCGCCGGATATTACCGATTACTTGCGCGAGAACGAATTCAGCGTCGAAGAAACAAACGACCTGCCCAAAACGCTGCAAAAAATGGATGTCGTGTACATGACCGGGATGCAACGCGAACGCTTTGCCGATCTCAGACAGTACGAGAAATTCAAAAATTTTTTCGTGCTCACGCGCGAACTCATCACGAATGCCCAGCCCAACCTGGTCGTGCTCCACCCATCACCGCACGGCGACGAAATCGCACCCGACGTGGACGCGTTGCCGAACGCGGCGTACTTTCGCCAAGCCGAGAACGCGTTATTCGTGCGAATGGCATTACTCGAAGCCGTGTTAGTTCCGTAA